Genomic segment of Tiliqua scincoides isolate rTilSci1 chromosome 1, rTilSci1.hap2, whole genome shotgun sequence:
CACCACAATTTCTGAGGTTAGACTAAATTGGAGGCTCATCCCTGCCCACCTAGTGCATTCATTATCATGAGTCTTTCATTATCAGAGTCTTTATGTCCCACACTCTGCATGTGCAGTTGGTAGATATGCATGACAAGGGCCTTCTTGTCAATGGCACCCAGACTGTAGAACTTCCTTCCATGTGAGCCCTGATTGGCTTGCAAAACATACCTAAACACATTGACTCAACTGAGCAGTTGGGCTCAAAGGGGCTTATTGCCAGTTTTTAATCAGGCAGTAAAAACATAGTTATTTTGCCTAACTTTGTACTGATTCTAATTCACTGCTCCCATTTCATATTTGTATTTTATAGCTTCTGAATATGTTTCTGCTCTTCTGATCTTGGTGTTCTTCATCCCATTTTTGTTTGGTTTAAGTTATTTTACTTAGGAAACTGTTTTATAATAAGTTAGCAACTCCTGAAAGTTGCCTAATGGGGTAGAAGGCAGGATATATATGGTGTAAATAAACTGTAGCAcatgtctatgcatgtctactcaaaagtaagttctattgcgTTCAATGGGCTCTGCTTTGCCGGATCCAGAACttcatgttgggccagaaggcctggcatggggtctctcaactctgcgccagcaaaatagacagcacagacttgagaagccccattgtgggcttgAGATTTTCCCCAACCAAGGAGATGTcaagctgcttcccagcacccgggatgcagtggcagctattttggtgccactgctctagcaggtgcccagaagcttaggattgggctatgaaatCTTAAGCTAAAGTTAGAATTTTTCACAATATTTAAAACTTCAGCTTTGAACTGTTAAAAACAGTTTctaaagcagaacaaaaaaagaaacaaccCACAAAAAATTAGCATGGCTGCTGAtaaatttctttctctttttgccaATGATTTTTGAGGACAATTATTTTTGGAAATTCTCTTTTTTTATACAGTATACCAGTAATTTCAAATGCTAATTTTTGACCAGTTATAGAGGGCAAATAGGGAATTTCCTATTAATGCTGAATTTTCCTCCTCTCTTAAGAACACTTATCTTAAGATCAATGCTCATGacaattttatataatttctgtTGGGCAATTACAGGTTGCCTTGCACTCAGATTTGAGTGGATATGTATTACAGTTGACGAACGTTTTCTTCAGTCCAGCACAGCCGTAGGCTAGATCTGAATATTTGCACGGGTTGGCTAAAAAGAATAAAGGAAAACAAAgttagatgagagagagagagagagagagagagaaccatttTATAGGTTGTTTCTTCTCTGTGTTGCATGGTGCGTTATTTTAGACTTACAACAGTCAGGTCAGTTTATCTTTTTCAAAACAAATAACTATTTGCTCATCTCATTTCCATGGACGCTAGAACCTTGCCATTATTATTTATGCCTGGGaaattttttgtatttattttgtcACATCCCTTATTGAAACTGTTCTTGGAGTGATGACTGATGTtgaatacagtcagttctctttatgtgTGAATTTGCTAggtgtgaattcacttatctgcaaggggcactcttatttatttttcacatttttataccacccttcctccaaagagctcagtgcggtatacacggctgctcccctccttttttcctcacaacaaccctgtgaggtaggtgaggctgagagaaagtgactggcccaaagtcacccaggaagctttgtggctgaggggggatttgaacctggatcatccaggtctaagtccacctcccaaaccactacaccaccctggatctcttgccacctacctctcattatctgcgactctgttctcattatctgtgaatacCGTGTGGATTCACTGAAGTGGATGGGGCTCAATGGAGCTACGAGTGGGTAGGTTGACAGGGGTGAGCgaggttgcaggaggaggagatgacAGTGGCCGCCTTGCAAACAGAGGGCAGTGCTGGCACCATGCAGGGGGGACAGGAAGAGACACCTATACAGTAGATGGCTGATGGGGGGGTGGTTGCGGTAATCCTGTTCAGCCAATTATATTCCTCACTTTTTTAGAAAGTTGCCTgcattgggtcaattttccacatcaaaagggcattggtattggccaaTGGAGAACCACTGGACACATCTGTGTCCGATCCCAGACTTGCCCCAACTTCTTAGGCATCATCTTAGGTACTCcggctgaaccttcacaaccctggtgatgataggtctctggaaggctacctgagggatGGTCTGGGGCCGGGGCAAGCCCAGAGAAGGagccaggtggaggaggaggaagggcaaaGAAACCATCTCCCTACTATTGAATTCTGTggctcattgttgggccagcaaccttcaacaagccCAGGGATAgacagcacagaggaggaagcatctgatgttgatgagcccttgatataacccagccccatagaccaaGTTAAGATTcatgttcataaagttcatagagtatatggtAAAGAAGGTTccttggaacctaaccccatttccccccacaGACTCAATGATTGTATtcgctaatttggtatccactaggtttttcaggaacctgatcctagcagataatgagaactgactgtgctTTGGCCCAATTATTAgtaattgagggcacaatcctaaccccttatgtcagtgctttctagcactagtgctttctagcactgacataagggcaatgcagctctgagggaagggaacaaacattcccttactttgaggaggcctccatgagtgacacccaactgcaggatgcagcacatgtcccattggcaccgctatgccagtgctggaaagcactgacataaggggttaggattgtgccctgaaagtCATAGGTCCATATTATTCCAGGCTTGGTTCACTTCTATTAATTGCATGCCTATTTCTGAGCACAGTCAGAGAACCTACCTGTAATTACCCATTAAAGCCTAAATGGCCAGGATCCTAACAACATTAGTGAATATGTGTCTCACAATTATCATGGTCTTATGATCTCCTAGTAGGATAATTAAGAAATTTTCAAAATATGGCCATCTTTGTAAAGGCATGTAAAGTAATGTTACAAGGAAATTcaaggacagcaactgttaccctgcacatgcctgatcttggaagctaagcagggtcaggcctggttagtacccggatgggagaccgcctgggaatacagggtgctataggcttataccatagtctttcgagactgaaggttgccaaccattcattgGGCATAACAAAGTAAAAGTtggccactgggtttttttttggttactgatttgttttaTGGTTAAAAGAAAGCTAATGGGGTTTAAACCAACCCAAGTGATGCCACACTGCATTTAGGTCGtgtatatgatattgtaatttattctgcatgggctggtatgggaagaggtccgtcatgggggtgatgtgatgagctcttgcactgcaAACCCTAGTAACACCTCCGAAACAGGCTTCACACCTATTCAGGGCAAGCTTCACACAAGATTCTGGACTGACTTGTTTCCTCTCACTGATAGTTCAGAAGACTCATTATCTGGAGTAATTGGTTTATGAAGTGAGCAACTTACTGCAGAGCCTGTCCTCGCAGTTGCTTGGGCAGTCACCACATGGTGGCCCTTTCCTGTAAGGTGTTAACTCTTCTCCTCGTACGTTTCCCCTGAAATCACACAGCAGTGTAATATGTTCATCATCAAAgtacagttgtgttttttttaaacataagtaAGATTTGCTAAGGAACAATTTCGATATCTTACAAAAAAGTCATTCCATGTCTCCATGCTTTTGTCGGTACAACGTGCGTCTGTCTTTGCTCATGATTTGTTCCCTTAAATCACGTCCAGTGTAATTAGTCCATTGTCTTTCGCTCATTCATCAGTTTGTTTCCtatttgttttcctttggttTCACTCAGGGAATCTATTCCAGTCGTCCTACTTCCATGAGGTAAAGGGGCTTTAGTATTTTGCCTTCTTTGTGGTTCTGATTCTGATAACAAacttgtttgtttattatttCATCCTTGGTAACATGAAAGTGTAAAATTACCAAGGAAGTCCAACACAGGCCCAACTGATGTTAAAAAGGGagacttctaaaaactgagaGGACTAGTTGAAAAAGAGTGTCAACATTTTCCGAAACTCTCACAGGCTCTTTAAATGGACAATAATGGAAGCTCAGCAAGAGTGCGTACCGCCTCTGATTGACTCAGGGTGCAGTTCTAACtttgtgctggtacagccaggctgcatggcctgtgctttCTCCAACACAgggttggaggctgctggaggacctcaggggaaagggatatttttcctttaccccatgtagtactccagcctgctctatggggctactcagatctgtgccagctatttagctggtgcaaatctgagcagcaccTGCAATGCTGCCTGGGTTGGGGATGGGGTTGGGAAACAGTGCATCCTGCCACCACCAAtgcaccccctcctgggcctgattctctCCCGTTCCACTCAGAAacacctttccccacccctggaatgccctcctgccaccctctgcactggccagtgcaaactcacctcCTCTAACGGGTGCAGGGGCTGGATCAGGTCCTGGCGAGCTGGCGCTGGTCTCTGTGCTGGCCCAGTCAAGTTCTGagctggtgcaaatgtgccttacggcacatttacaacactcagGAGGCAGCACAGGAGGCCTGCACCACCTCAGTCAAAGGTTTGGACTGGGCTGCCTTTGAGTTGTCCAAGTTCTTCATGGCCGGGGGGAAAGAACTTGAATACATTCTAAATTCATCTGAATGCTGTATTTTTGCAGGTTGCTCATCTGTAATCAGCATCAGGACCTTGAGTTGTGCCTGGAATGAGACTGGGAGCCTGTGCAACTGTTAAGACATACATGATGCGATTCATTGACCAGGTAGTAACCTGGTGATCATGTTTTGAACTGccgtttctgaacagtcttcaaaagTGCCCTTCTGGAAAATACATTCTTTATGTGAAATACAGTACCATCCAGACAACAGTGAAACTGACCTCCCCAGAAAGATGAACGATCTACCAACAGTTTCTCATCCGCACTGAGATTCGGTTTTTTGGGGCCTCATCAATCCGCAACTGAAGCCAGACACCAATTTAGCATGTCCAACCACCCCATCTGAATTAAATGCAGAGCTAGGTGTCATAAGCATGAGGATGACACTTCACTCAAATCCCATGTTGAGAAAGCATGGAGGACAAAATGCAAACCTGCAGGCAACAGCATAAATTCTACACAGCCAAGTAGAAATTCTCAGCATCACCTTTTGAAACTGGCCTTTTAGATAGAAATGGAACCACTGAAACACAGTGTCATCAATTCCCTATCGAGATggataccatggttgatagtatctaggacaggggtgtccaaagtttttggcaggaggaccacatcatctcccaacactgtgtcaggggccggggggaaaaaggaattaatttacatttaaaatttgaataaatttacatatgtttacataaatgaatatattaaagatgaacttatatcaatgaatgaaggtcttgcaatagctcaaggcctataaaaggccttgcatgaagtatggctggcctttcctttgctgctgctactgcatcacagatgtgaaacagcaagcagtggagggagccctcatccacagctcacgcgagacatcaaacagttgccctcatgctgagagcagttgcgttgagccagtgcgggctccaacaaatctccggagggccagaggctcattggagactgggggctccctgagggccgcactgagagccctcgagggccgcaagtggccccagggccaggcacccctgatctaggagaaTGAATGAACAAGGTCATGCTTCCCTTTATGCTATCATTGGTTACCCATCAGGTtgactaagtgcccaatcctatccaaatttccagcactgttgcagccacaatgcagccctgaggaacaaacattcccttatcttgaagaggcctctgtgactgcctccccaccataggatgcagcacacgccccattcacactactgcaccagcactggaaaattggacaggattgtgccctaagacactaAGTGTGCTAAAACCAAGCCTAAActacattgaaatgaatacagATGACGTCTCCTCCAAGAGTGCATGGACTTGCTGAAGCACCCTGCCTAAGAAAGAGATATTAATGACTAACTACCCATAGCTGCTCTGATATTCTAGGTCGAGAGAGAGCCTCACTAATTTTTTCAAGGCAGACAGAACCACTTCCTCTTGTAAGAATGAATGTACTATTTTCTGGACCCAACCAATCAATAAACAGGGTTAACAGCACAGAGAAGAGTGGGCACCCTTGGCTTGTTCCTCCAATCACATTTCATTCAGATATATCATGGCTTTGAAGGTTTTGCAGCTTGCTGAAACTCAATCACAGATATCCATTGTACAAATATTAAATTAGAATCTTATAGTCTGCTGGGTCACATGATTTCCCCCAAAGAGATTTTGTGATAAATGGTTACAATTCAGAAGTGTTTTATGGGTGTTAGAGACCCAAAATTAAAAGTGAGCTCCTCCAACCATGAgagctgactcagggcccaatgccatccaattttccagtgtcgctgcaactgtgccaaagcatgcactgcatcctttggtggggaggcagtcacagaagcctcctcaagatacaggaacatttgttctcttaccacgGGGTTGCATCGCAATtgtaccactgctggaaagttggatgggattgggctctcattcattTGACAGGACAGCAGATGGCAGGTTGGTTCTTTTGTACTGCTCACAGATCTACTTCCTCTGTTTCAGTgaatggagcagctccatcacACTGTGTACCTTCTGTGTACATTTGAGAGCATGTGGGGCTTTTGAACAAAGTGTATTAAAAGCATTTTATTTAGAATAGATACTTACGCAGGACAGTAACGGCAGATATAGAAGTAAGTATATTCATTTTGTGGGCAGTAGGCGAGTCCACATCCAACCTCGTGTGTGTTATACCAAATGAGCTATGAATGTACAGCAAAAATCCATTTTATTGCAGAGTTCAAGTTGCCATTGCAGCAAatgttatttgtttgtttagcaATTTTATTATCCCATATTTCAGCCCCTGGAGGGCATCCAGGAGGCTCACAAACAACATATCAATTCTTACAACTCTCTTTCCATATGATGCAGTAAAAATGCAAAATTCATCAGAACTTGTTCCATCTATTAAAAACATAAAGCTAGTTGGACCTGGTCTGAACGTAATGCTTTGGAGTGTCTTCAGTAATTCTAGTTCTGACTGGAAAGTGCCAAAACAAAATGCCCAGTGCTTTTGCATTCTGACTAGTCATAGCTAGAATCTCCAAAGATTCTAATTGGTTAGAACCTGAATCTCCAAAGACACTTGGCACTTTCACATTTTTACGCACAGTGACAGATTTTGGGTTTTGACAGTAACATATATATTTCTATCTCATTTTCAGTAAGAGCATAAGGGCCCGATCCAAGCAGGCCACACCAGTtcagctccagcatgcactgttgcaaacttgtgactacaccaatccagcactggaacaggctcAGTGTAAGCTTGTGCTGAGCTAGTGCCAGGCGGAGGATGGTAGAGCTCTGGGTGAGTGCTAGGCAGGGGAGAGAGGTAAGTCTGGGCAGAGGgaagcgttctggggtgggggagggaagggggaaggcgtGGCAAGGAGAACAGGGAGAGGGGTGGAGATTGCctttctgccatatcctaacccctttctaggcccaggagacctgacacaggtctccctGAATCTTCACCAAACCAATAGTGGGTAcggatccaaagagacccatcagggccacctgggcttacacggggtaagggaatgtaACTTCCTTTATCCCGAGTAGCCCCAGCGCTGCTTGTCAgcccagctggatgcagcagtagccattttggtgcggCCTCAGCCCCGGGTGCAggaaaacataggattgggctatacaaCTGTAATCATAGATGCACCTCTCTGGGAATGatgtcagtggaacttgcttccaagtatacacatataggattgcactggaagagTATTAAGGTTCTTAAAGTGAACAAGCCCTTCACATGAACAGAGTCTTAGACAAGAGTCAAGACAATGATGGACTTTCCATGCAAGCACTAGGTCTTCTTTCTTCCCCACTTTTTTCTGGCCCCAAACCACAACAAACAAAGCACTTCTGAAATTCATGGCACCTTAGGAGGAGCCTGTCTTCTAGCATAATGAACACAGGACAGAAGAACAacggaaggtggggggggagtaACCCAAGGTTTATGCAGAAATGCATCTAAGCATGTCAGATGCTTATTGTGCTTAAGCTCTTACCTGAGTGTAGCTATAAAAGTCTTTCCTTGGGTTAACTGCCCCATAGCCATATCGGAAATTGGACGCTTTGCTAAACCACTTTGTAATTACTTCTATCCAGGAGAGAGGATAAGTCGATTTCAGTGTACTTTCACCACAGGCTACTCCtgcaaaaaggaacaaaaaatggtTTTGTGTATTGCACGCAAGCTCGATAACACTTCAAGCAGATTCACGAGGATTAGCAGTTACATTTACTCAGCACTTTGCACCAGTATCGATGTTGGACGACAGCAAAAACCTAATTACGTAGTAGCCTAATGTGTTTCCATGAAGACTATGCAGTTGAtgattgtttaaaaataaagtgaaatgtcaaaaaaatgaagaaaaagtgcTCAGGACCCAAAAAcctctccaattttccaaggCCATCCATCTCCCAGGGGTATTCTTTCAATAAGAGAACTAGTAGGCTCTGGAGCCTGAGCAGATGAATGAACTGCTTACACCTTTCCCTCCTAACTTTTTTTGTCCTCAAAATACCCTACCTAAGTAATTTCTCCCTATGGTGGCAAACATACTTTTTGCGATACGATGTGCAAAGCAAGTATTAGTCTCTTCGCTAAACTTACCACGCAGATACCTCTGCTTCATAGCGCTGCGTCTTCCTGTACATTTCTCAGCCCATTTTCGAGCAGCCGTAGCAGCTTCCTTGCTCCATGTCTTGACCAAGCAAAGTAACAAACATTACCATTTAGCGACATAAAGACAGACACCCCAGTAGTATGTGTACAGTAGAACTAAAATCCTACGGTTTAGTGATTTTATGGGAACGAAGAGACTCCCTCTCATACATctgatgcaatcctatactgctGAAATGGGAGTTTGAATGGCATAGGGTACATGGTATGCCCTTGGATGCGGACACAaagacagctatgccagtgcaaaGGCTTTCTCACCGACATAGCTCCAGTTCTGCTGATGGGCATGTGGAGGTACATGAGAGCAAAGCTGCATCCATGCACCTCCAATGCAACTACCACCAGTTTAAACCTCCAAGCAGAGACATAGGAGGgacatagggtccaatcctatccaacttgtcagcactggtgcagccgcagtgcagccccaaggtaagggaacaaatgtgactgcctccccaccataggatgcagcgcacgtcccactggtacagctgcaccagcactggaaaattggataggattgggctgatagaaaAGACAAGGAGGGGTTGACAGACACCACATCCTAAACCCTCTCCAGACAACGGACATACTCCCAATGTCATCAAAATGCTACACAGGCATTAGAATTAGGAATTTTAAACACCATAGGgaacaatggggaggggaagccaCAAGAAAAATTTAACTCCTGGTTGTCATCCCCACCTACTTTCCTGCAGTGGAGCATAGAATATATAGTTCACAGCCAGTCACAGTGCACTAACCCCCATACTAAAACCCTGCTAGGGAGACCAGAACACAGATGACAGGGCATGTAGCATGGGGCTATATCTCTCTGGTCTCATGTTATGCATGTTAGAGTACAGAGATGTGGGAACTATAGAGAAAATGCACTTTGGGCAAATAGCCTGCTATCATCATCACATTCATGGCAAGATGCATTAACTCTGTTAACAATTGTTTTCTCTGAATTTCTCTGAACTCTGTTAACAATTGTTTTCTTTGAATTCTAATAGCAGGGACTCTGCCCTTGGAGGACTCCATATACAACACCCATCCATCTCACCCCAAAAGGGAAACAATGTGCCCAACACAGGTAAACAACAGAGCAGAGGAAGGAATTCCATG
This window contains:
- the LOC136645875 gene encoding cysteine-rich venom protein 2-like — its product is MHLLIILLPLASVLQQSLGTDNNPPVGKITEKQKKEILDKHNAIRRGVKPTASNMLKMEWSEKASESARKWAVKCIASSSPREERIVDGVACGESTLKSTYPLSWIEVITKWFSKASNFRYGYGAVNPRKDFYSYTQLIWYNTHEVGCGLAYCPQNEYTYFYICRYCPAGNVRGEELTPYRKGPPCGDCPSNCEDRLCSKLLTS